In Aquiflexum balticum DSM 16537, a single genomic region encodes these proteins:
- a CDS encoding copper homeostasis protein CutC, producing the protein MSILLEAPVFTVEAGLKAAEFGIDRLELCSDFGEGGETPSAGALSFLKEKVQIPVFVMIRPRGGDFVYSPEELYVMRKDIAILKSHGADGFVFGVLDKNGHVNKEACKYLMYAVEDSPCTFHRAFDISKDKDKALEDIISCGFQRILTSGGENDVTKGMSNILKWLDQVSNHIIIMPGGGLKPAHISELNNSGKLKEVHASCKAFRPTESSYSHPSVSLSNDPNAFKQVLTIDRNLVNEFLAEIKSNQRK; encoded by the coding sequence ATGTCTATTTTATTGGAAGCTCCCGTCTTTACGGTCGAAGCGGGATTGAAAGCAGCGGAATTCGGAATCGATAGATTAGAGCTCTGTTCAGATTTTGGCGAAGGCGGTGAGACCCCAAGTGCCGGTGCATTATCTTTTTTGAAGGAAAAGGTCCAGATACCTGTTTTTGTCATGATACGACCAAGAGGCGGAGATTTTGTGTATTCCCCTGAAGAATTGTATGTGATGAGGAAAGATATTGCTATACTGAAATCTCATGGTGCGGATGGATTTGTGTTTGGGGTATTGGACAAAAATGGCCATGTGAACAAAGAAGCCTGCAAATACCTGATGTATGCGGTGGAGGATTCTCCCTGTACTTTCCACAGGGCTTTTGATATCAGCAAAGACAAAGACAAAGCTCTTGAGGACATTATCTCCTGTGGTTTTCAAAGAATACTGACTTCCGGTGGTGAAAACGATGTTACTAAAGGAATGTCCAATATCCTCAAATGGTTGGATCAGGTATCAAATCATATTATCATCATGCCTGGCGGAGGCCTAAAACCAGCACATATTTCCGAACTGAATAATTCCGGAAAACTTAAAGAAGTCCATGCCAGCTGTAAGGCTTTTAGACCTACTGAAAGTAGTTATTCTCACCCATCAGTGTCTCTATCCAATGATCCCAATGCTTTCAAACAGGTTCTTACCATAGACAGGAATTTAGTCAATGAATTTTTGGCTGAAATCAAATCCAATCAGCGTAAATAA
- a CDS encoding isoaspartyl peptidase/L-asparaginase family protein — protein MSDRRSFIKKTLLSSTLLLPGGILESCANPVQENSNEKFKPLILSTWNHGMPANDRAWEVLKETGSLIDAVEEGVKVTELDMDNLSVGLQGLPDREGIPTLDASIMKGDGSCGSVAFVRQIKHPISLARKVMDETPHVMLAGEGARQFAIAQGFPLEPEVLSPKADELYQEWKKTSLYKPIINIENHDTIGMIALGADGKLAGSCTTSGLAYKMHGRVGDSPIIGAGLYVDDGVGAATATGLGESIIRICGSFLIVELMRQGRTPQEACEEAVKRLIAKNKGIEDIQAGFIAINKDGEYGAYAVHPGFNFARHHSNGKDLIDSKSKF, from the coding sequence ATGTCTGATCGGAGATCATTTATCAAGAAAACACTTCTTTCCTCAACTTTACTTTTGCCTGGTGGAATATTGGAATCCTGTGCCAATCCTGTTCAAGAAAACAGCAATGAGAAATTCAAACCTTTGATTCTCTCAACCTGGAACCATGGGATGCCTGCAAATGACAGGGCTTGGGAAGTCCTGAAGGAAACAGGCAGCTTGATTGATGCGGTGGAAGAAGGTGTGAAAGTGACTGAATTGGATATGGATAACCTTTCCGTGGGACTTCAGGGTTTGCCGGATCGAGAAGGAATACCCACCTTGGATGCTTCTATTATGAAAGGTGATGGGTCATGTGGATCGGTGGCCTTTGTCAGGCAAATAAAGCATCCCATTTCATTGGCAAGGAAAGTGATGGATGAAACACCACATGTCATGTTGGCCGGTGAAGGAGCCCGGCAATTTGCTATTGCACAGGGTTTTCCTTTGGAACCAGAAGTATTAAGCCCTAAAGCCGATGAACTGTATCAGGAGTGGAAAAAAACCTCTTTGTATAAACCCATCATCAATATAGAAAACCATGATACTATCGGTATGATTGCTTTGGGTGCTGATGGTAAATTGGCAGGATCTTGTACCACTTCAGGTCTGGCCTATAAGATGCATGGTAGGGTAGGAGATAGTCCGATTATCGGTGCAGGCCTATATGTGGATGATGGAGTAGGAGCTGCGACCGCTACAGGGTTAGGTGAATCCATCATCAGGATTTGTGGGAGTTTCCTGATTGTGGAATTGATGCGTCAGGGGCGAACTCCCCAAGAAGCCTGTGAGGAAGCTGTCAAAAGACTGATAGCCAAGAATAAAGGCATCGAGGATATTCAGGCAGGTTTTATTGCCATCAATAAAGATGGAGAATATGGTGCTTATGCTGTACATCCTGGTTTTAACTTTGCCAGACACCATAGCAATGGAAAAGATCTGATCGACTCAAAAAGTAAATTTTGA
- a CDS encoding creatininase family protein: MRPYILAENNWKNLKDFRFKLAVLPWGATEAHNYHMPYGTDIFEADAVAAGAGKYAWEKGAKVVILPTIPFGVNTGQSDIYLDINMNPSTQMAILKDILTVLDRQGIKKFLIVNSHGGNDFKTMLRELGLVFPEMMLMTCNWFQALDKTKYFEEEGDHADEMESSLILHLHPELMLPLEEAGEGKEKKSVIPGLKEKWAWAERKWSQVTEDTGIGNPKKATAEKGKRYFEDICEKVGKLMVDICEADARELYK, encoded by the coding sequence ATGCGACCATACATACTTGCAGAAAATAACTGGAAAAACTTAAAGGATTTTAGATTTAAATTGGCGGTTTTACCTTGGGGTGCCACTGAGGCACATAATTACCACATGCCTTATGGTACTGATATTTTTGAAGCAGATGCTGTGGCGGCAGGTGCAGGGAAATATGCTTGGGAAAAAGGTGCAAAAGTTGTTATTCTCCCTACGATACCATTTGGGGTAAATACAGGACAGAGTGATATCTATCTGGATATCAACATGAACCCAAGTACACAAATGGCTATTCTCAAGGATATCCTGACTGTATTGGACAGACAGGGAATCAAAAAATTCCTGATTGTGAACAGCCATGGCGGAAATGATTTCAAAACCATGTTAAGAGAATTGGGATTGGTTTTCCCCGAGATGATGCTGATGACCTGTAACTGGTTTCAGGCTTTGGACAAAACCAAATATTTTGAAGAAGAAGGAGATCATGCGGACGAAATGGAAAGCAGTTTGATCTTACACCTTCACCCTGAATTGATGTTGCCACTGGAAGAAGCCGGAGAAGGAAAAGAAAAAAAATCAGTAATCCCAGGCTTAAAAGAAAAATGGGCTTGGGCAGAAAGAAAGTGGTCTCAGGTCACCGAGGATACCGGAATCGGCAATCCCAAAAAGGCAACTGCTGAGAAGGGCAAAAGATATTTTGAAGATATTTGTGAGAAGGTGGGGAAATTGATGGTTGATATTTGTGAGGCGGATGCTAGGGAGTTATACAAGTGA
- a CDS encoding type II toxin-antitoxin system PemK/MazF family toxin: protein MEQLNFGDIVLLKFPFTDTKGAKKRPALVIKDFEDGDIIVCRITSQLYETQFDFLLKNWKECGLILPSVIRVHKIATLEKNIVEMKMGEINSKSKKAISKIIKKLMV from the coding sequence ATGGAACAATTGAATTTTGGTGATATTGTTTTGTTGAAATTCCCTTTCACGGATACAAAAGGCGCAAAAAAAAGACCTGCTTTAGTCATTAAAGATTTTGAAGATGGCGATATTATTGTTTGCAGGATAACAAGCCAATTGTATGAAACCCAATTTGATTTTTTATTGAAAAACTGGAAAGAATGCGGTCTTATATTGCCCTCAGTTATTAGGGTTCACAAAATAGCCACTCTGGAGAAAAATATAGTAGAAATGAAAATGGGTGAAATAAATTCAAAATCAAAAAAGGCCATTTCCAAAATTATTAAAAAATTGATGGTTTGA